The following are from one region of the Jeongeupia sp. USM3 genome:
- a CDS encoding PepSY domain-containing protein — protein MFKSATLRVYQALHTWTGLIAGFALFVAFYAGAITVFHEELHTWQSPAARTAPASALSQAAAAIDAFVAAHPAARAEMTLVLPGSHSPQLSAWWFDGEWRHAPVGPAVLVDHGAGLSDLVNRIHYSLGIPEAGLYLMGIISVLYGLALVSGLIVHLPLLKKDLFALRPGKNLKRFWQDAHNVIGVLSLPFHLVFAVTGAIFCLFGVVLAAFDFAAFDGKLAAEVPAATMAAVARPAAGRPGAMLPPAELLSRARAAAPGFAPDALRYLNYGDASAVVEVRGRMPQSLGTYGGLALDAVSGRVLNVQLADRRDANHGGLSVVYGLHFGNYGGALVKGLYFLLGLAGAFLFYSGNLLWIEARRKRRHADQPRRTRIMAQATVGVCIGTCIGISAAFVATLAAQSAGISATTAEQAACFGAFFAALAWAFCRPPARAAIELLTAAGLVTLAIPLANAVLTGDHLLATPWRGEWIVFGVDAVALALGLGFLRLAVATHRRATTGDANSVWTLPPPARPATAVQTA, from the coding sequence ATGTTCAAGTCCGCCACGCTGCGCGTCTACCAGGCGCTGCACACCTGGACCGGCCTGATCGCCGGCTTTGCGCTGTTCGTCGCCTTCTACGCCGGTGCGATCACGGTCTTCCACGAGGAGCTGCACACCTGGCAGTCGCCGGCCGCGCGCACCGCGCCGGCCAGCGCGCTGTCGCAGGCCGCAGCGGCCATCGACGCCTTCGTCGCCGCGCATCCGGCGGCAAGGGCCGAAATGACGCTGGTGCTGCCCGGCTCGCACTCGCCGCAACTCTCCGCGTGGTGGTTCGACGGCGAATGGCGGCACGCGCCGGTCGGCCCGGCCGTGCTCGTCGACCACGGCGCCGGGCTCTCGGACCTCGTCAACCGCATCCACTATTCGCTCGGCATTCCCGAGGCCGGCCTCTACCTGATGGGCATCATCAGCGTGCTCTACGGGCTGGCGCTGGTGTCGGGGCTGATCGTCCACCTGCCGCTGCTGAAGAAGGACCTGTTCGCGCTGCGGCCGGGCAAGAACCTAAAGCGTTTCTGGCAGGACGCGCACAACGTCATCGGCGTGCTCAGCCTGCCCTTCCATCTGGTCTTCGCAGTTACCGGGGCGATCTTCTGCCTGTTCGGGGTCGTGCTCGCCGCGTTCGATTTCGCCGCCTTCGACGGCAAGCTCGCCGCCGAAGTCCCGGCGGCGACGATGGCCGCGGTTGCCCGTCCGGCCGCAGGCCGGCCCGGCGCGATGCTGCCGCCGGCCGAGCTGCTCTCCCGGGCCCGCGCCGCCGCGCCGGGTTTCGCGCCCGACGCGCTGCGCTACCTGAACTACGGCGACGCCAGCGCCGTCGTCGAGGTCCGCGGCCGGATGCCGCAGTCGCTCGGCACCTACGGCGGGCTGGCGCTCGACGCGGTCAGCGGCCGGGTGCTCAACGTCCAGCTTGCCGACCGGCGCGACGCCAACCACGGCGGCCTGTCGGTCGTGTACGGCCTGCACTTCGGCAACTACGGCGGGGCGCTGGTCAAGGGGCTGTATTTCCTGCTCGGGCTCGCCGGCGCCTTCCTGTTCTATTCGGGCAACCTGCTGTGGATCGAGGCGCGCCGCAAGCGCCGCCACGCCGACCAGCCGCGCCGGACGCGGATCATGGCGCAGGCCACCGTCGGCGTGTGCATCGGCACGTGCATCGGCATCTCGGCGGCCTTCGTCGCGACGCTCGCCGCGCAGTCCGCCGGCATCAGCGCAACGACGGCCGAACAGGCCGCCTGCTTCGGCGCCTTCTTCGCCGCGCTGGCGTGGGCGTTCTGCCGGCCGCCCGCGCGCGCCGCGATCGAGCTGCTGACCGCCGCCGGCCTCGTCACGCTGGCGATCCCGCTTGCCAACGCCGTGCTGACCGGCGACCACCTGCTGGCGACGCCGTGGCGCGGCGAATGGATCGTCTTCGGCGTCGATGCGGTTGCGCTGGCACTGGGCCTCGGCTTCCTGCGGCTGGCCGTCGCAACGCACCGCCGCGCCACCACCGGCGACGCGAACAGCGTCTGGACGCTGCCGCCGCCCGCGCGGCCGGCAACGGCCGTCCAGACCGCCTGA
- a CDS encoding DUF2298 domain-containing protein: MTLIYYALTLALILVHFAAVSAVVSRLIPSFHVARAAGVLGITLACFFLEHFHGWGRLAGLWPFTTAIALLALWWDKDRLKTAGFMRSELLFWAFVGYGLMWKWFYPSIYPTSERVTDLFFIGNYLPGATLPPPDHWFTPRVFDFYYAFQHYGAALMGRLFAIRPGLTYNLAMPLLMAMSAALAWDIASRFIATRGLKILLVVTLLLGATGASPVVHLVRQGDVNNPNAEVNDRMWASARFVGLYDQRLDTELGHSLYPRESRFEARELPLENFGYQYFVGDYHPPLGGFFLLLLALALMAMVETGSGSRRVNTALIGLTVPVTIATNTWVFPLQALLIAGWAAWRHGPGWAAWRQRRPQADADAPADAATAPGTDWPALVAGGTAAFLLLYPFLAGFATKSLATPIRLVAAMDHAPLLQYLTLQWPLLLLIVLAFVAGATQWRTRGFTLYAALAFGALLLLAEFVFVDDPSGGRFERTNTVMKWWGWIWTGGLALLGALLLGQPRRWVRVIVAAALALITLTYAWDNVRYLANASPTDRGRLDATAVYTQDPAMRDLMAALARQPDGIVLENVYGDAYTDSNIVAAFTAKPSLLGWPSHLITWHGNTPEVWITRDAIRGFYAATLADPLAWLTAKNVRYIVWNPRDAQNPQAWSQLQQAIAAGYVWQPTSAAGQAPAGLWVRR; this comes from the coding sequence ATGACCCTGATCTATTACGCGCTGACGCTGGCGCTGATCCTCGTCCACTTCGCCGCCGTCTCGGCCGTGGTTTCGCGGCTGATCCCGTCGTTCCACGTCGCCCGCGCCGCCGGCGTCCTCGGCATCACGCTGGCCTGCTTCTTCCTCGAACACTTCCACGGCTGGGGCCGCCTGGCCGGACTGTGGCCGTTCACGACCGCGATCGCGCTCCTGGCACTGTGGTGGGACAAGGACAGGCTCAAAACCGCCGGCTTCATGCGCAGCGAGCTGCTGTTCTGGGCCTTCGTCGGCTACGGGCTGATGTGGAAGTGGTTCTACCCGTCGATCTACCCGACCAGCGAACGCGTCACCGACCTGTTCTTCATCGGCAACTACCTGCCCGGCGCGACGCTGCCGCCGCCCGACCACTGGTTCACGCCGCGGGTGTTCGACTTCTACTACGCGTTCCAGCACTACGGCGCGGCACTGATGGGCCGGCTGTTCGCAATCAGGCCGGGTCTCACCTACAACCTGGCGATGCCGCTGCTGATGGCGATGAGCGCGGCACTGGCGTGGGACATCGCCAGCCGCTTCATCGCCACGCGCGGGCTGAAAATCCTGCTCGTCGTCACGCTGCTGCTCGGCGCCACCGGTGCCAGCCCCGTCGTGCATCTGGTGCGCCAGGGCGACGTCAACAACCCGAACGCCGAGGTCAACGACCGGATGTGGGCGAGCGCGCGCTTCGTCGGCCTCTACGACCAGCGCCTCGATACCGAACTCGGCCACTCGCTCTACCCGCGCGAATCGCGCTTCGAAGCGCGCGAACTGCCGCTCGAGAACTTCGGCTACCAGTACTTCGTCGGCGACTACCATCCGCCGCTCGGCGGCTTTTTCCTCTTGTTGCTGGCGCTGGCGCTGATGGCGATGGTCGAGACCGGCAGCGGCTCGCGCCGGGTCAACACCGCGCTGATCGGCCTGACCGTGCCGGTGACGATCGCCACCAACACCTGGGTCTTCCCGCTGCAGGCGCTGCTCATTGCCGGCTGGGCCGCGTGGCGTCATGGTCCCGGCTGGGCCGCGTGGCGGCAGCGCCGCCCGCAAGCCGATGCCGATGCCCCGGCCGATGCGGCCACCGCACCCGGCACCGACTGGCCGGCGCTGGTCGCCGGCGGTACCGCGGCCTTCCTGCTGCTCTACCCTTTCCTTGCCGGATTCGCGACCAAGTCGCTGGCTACGCCGATCCGGCTGGTCGCGGCAATGGACCACGCACCGCTGCTGCAGTACCTGACCCTGCAATGGCCACTGCTGCTGCTGATCGTGCTCGCCTTCGTCGCCGGTGCCACGCAATGGCGCACGCGCGGCTTCACGCTCTACGCGGCGCTGGCTTTCGGCGCACTGCTGCTGCTGGCGGAGTTCGTCTTCGTCGACGATCCGTCCGGCGGGCGTTTCGAGCGCACCAACACGGTGATGAAGTGGTGGGGCTGGATCTGGACCGGCGGACTCGCGCTGCTCGGCGCGCTGCTGCTCGGCCAGCCGCGCCGCTGGGTCAGGGTGATCGTCGCCGCGGCGTTGGCGCTGATCACGCTGACCTACGCCTGGGACAATGTCCGCTACCTTGCCAACGCCAGCCCGACGGACCGCGGCCGGCTCGACGCCACCGCCGTCTACACGCAGGACCCGGCCATGCGCGACCTGATGGCGGCGCTGGCGCGCCAGCCCGACGGCATCGTGCTCGAGAACGTCTATGGCGATGCGTACACCGACAGCAATATCGTCGCCGCCTTCACCGCCAAACCGTCGCTGCTCGGCTGGCCGTCGCACCTGATCACCTGGCACGGCAACACCCCCGAAGTCTGGATCACCCGCGACGCGATCCGCGGCTTCTACGCTGCGACGCTGGCCGACCCGCTGGCCTGGCTGACGGCGAAGAATGTCCGGTATATCGTGTGGAATCCGCGCGATGCGCAGAACCCGCAGGCCTGGTCGCAGCTGCAGCAGGCGATTGCCGCCGGCTACGTCTGGCAGCCGACCAGCGCCGCCGGACAGGCACCGGCCGGCTTGTGGGTCCGCCGCTGA
- a CDS encoding YkgJ family cysteine cluster protein → MPISCRPACAACCIAPSITSPIPGMPGGKPAGVPCVQLTDDLRCAIFADPARPAVCGGLQAEAAMCGADRHHALAWLTELERATAP, encoded by the coding sequence ATGCCGATTTCCTGCCGTCCCGCCTGCGCTGCCTGCTGCATTGCACCGTCGATCACCAGCCCGATTCCGGGCATGCCCGGCGGCAAGCCGGCCGGCGTGCCGTGCGTGCAGCTGACCGACGACCTGCGCTGCGCGATCTTCGCCGACCCGGCAAGGCCGGCGGTATGCGGCGGCCTGCAGGCCGAGGCGGCAATGTGCGGCGCCGACCGGCACCACGCGCTGGCGTGGCTGACCGAGCTCGAGCGCGCGACCGCACCCTGA
- a CDS encoding DUF2298 domain-containing protein: protein MSLIYLALTLALLLVNLAGLARLVHRWLPDVQLARAGGVLALCLVLFFTEHFIGLGRLAWLWPVSTAVSVALVWRPARERGFWLAQLPFAVPFLVALAWRWGWPDIDATSEHLTDLYFISNYLGGTVLPPPDRWLPGAVFDCYYAFLHYAVALMGRWLNLSAGHAMNLGSALLFGLIGSLAWSIARRFVASNAVRGLIVATVIAGGTGVAPLLNVLYVAADATPAAAQSASVARLWANTRFIGLYDRLSNSVPGQKLFPPDAPPAMELALETPSYLLYLGDVHPPLAGFVLLLFVLGLIARIERPATDEGGDEPAGTGVAAAAIGASVALSIAANAWVLPPMALLVAGWLLYRWRGKLACPVLPAAAGAAAALALLYPFLSYFALAGLRTPIVLTAPFEYSPPGEWLLLWWPVLLLAALALTQGPRARLAWWSTIGVLAMLALSELVTVDDPLGERLQRFNTVLKWWSWLWPGAVVWLAAINLGSAARWRRIATVVPLAASLSFVLPQLQFWWHNPRPHQGQLAGDAWLKADDANRAILGWLRAQPQGLVLESADRTAYSPSGAFALFAGKPSALGWPTHVAQWRGNPAYIAERSDAVRAIYAGTHPAARAWLLGQHVDYVVWSRFDTGRGTAALARLKAALAPDYQWQPLWQAGADEYGVFVRTPQRTVTQ, encoded by the coding sequence ATGAGTCTGATCTACCTTGCACTGACGCTCGCGCTGCTGCTCGTCAATCTGGCCGGGTTGGCGCGCCTCGTGCACCGCTGGCTGCCCGACGTGCAGCTCGCGCGCGCCGGCGGCGTTCTGGCGCTGTGCCTCGTGCTGTTCTTCACCGAACACTTCATCGGCCTCGGCCGGCTGGCGTGGCTGTGGCCTGTGTCGACCGCGGTGTCGGTCGCGCTGGTCTGGCGCCCGGCGCGCGAACGCGGCTTCTGGCTGGCCCAGCTGCCGTTCGCCGTGCCTTTCCTCGTCGCGCTGGCATGGCGCTGGGGCTGGCCGGACATCGACGCGACCAGCGAGCACCTGACCGACCTGTACTTCATCAGCAACTACCTTGGCGGGACCGTGCTGCCGCCGCCGGACCGCTGGCTGCCCGGCGCGGTCTTCGACTGCTATTACGCCTTCCTGCACTATGCGGTCGCGCTGATGGGGCGCTGGCTCAACCTCTCCGCCGGCCACGCGATGAATCTCGGCAGCGCGCTGCTGTTCGGCCTGATCGGCAGCCTCGCGTGGAGCATCGCGCGGCGTTTCGTCGCATCGAACGCCGTGCGCGGCCTGATCGTCGCAACCGTCATCGCCGGCGGCACCGGCGTCGCGCCGCTGCTCAACGTCCTCTACGTCGCCGCCGATGCCACGCCGGCGGCGGCGCAGTCGGCGTCGGTCGCCCGGCTGTGGGCGAACACGCGCTTCATCGGCCTGTACGACCGGCTGTCGAACTCGGTGCCGGGCCAGAAGCTGTTCCCGCCCGATGCGCCACCGGCGATGGAGCTGGCGCTCGAAACGCCGTCCTACCTGCTCTACCTCGGCGACGTGCATCCGCCGCTCGCCGGCTTCGTGCTCTTGCTGTTCGTGCTCGGGCTCATCGCGCGGATCGAACGGCCCGCCACGGACGAGGGCGGCGACGAACCCGCCGGTACCGGCGTTGCGGCCGCGGCAATCGGCGCCAGCGTCGCGCTGAGCATCGCCGCCAACGCGTGGGTACTGCCGCCGATGGCGCTGCTCGTCGCCGGCTGGCTGTTGTACCGCTGGCGCGGCAAGCTCGCCTGTCCGGTACTGCCGGCCGCCGCGGGTGCCGCCGCCGCGCTGGCGCTGCTCTACCCCTTCCTGAGCTATTTCGCACTGGCCGGACTGCGCACGCCGATCGTGCTGACCGCGCCGTTCGAGTATTCGCCGCCGGGCGAATGGCTGCTGCTGTGGTGGCCGGTGCTGCTGCTCGCCGCGCTGGCGCTGACGCAGGGGCCGCGCGCGCGGCTGGCGTGGTGGAGCACGATCGGCGTGCTGGCGATGCTGGCGCTGTCCGAGCTCGTCACCGTCGACGATCCGCTGGGCGAGCGGCTGCAGCGCTTCAATACCGTGCTCAAGTGGTGGTCGTGGCTGTGGCCGGGCGCCGTCGTCTGGCTGGCGGCGATCAACCTCGGCAGTGCGGCACGCTGGCGCCGGATCGCCACGGTCGTGCCGCTGGCGGCGTCGCTGTCCTTCGTGCTGCCGCAGCTGCAGTTCTGGTGGCACAACCCGCGGCCGCACCAAGGCCAGCTTGCCGGCGACGCCTGGCTCAAGGCGGATGACGCCAACAGGGCCATTCTCGGCTGGCTCAGGGCGCAGCCGCAGGGGCTGGTGCTCGAAAGTGCAGACCGCACGGCCTACAGCCCGAGCGGCGCGTTCGCGCTGTTCGCCGGCAAGCCGTCGGCCCTCGGCTGGCCGACGCATGTCGCGCAATGGCGCGGCAATCCGGCCTACATCGCCGAGCGCAGCGATGCGGTGCGCGCGATCTACGCCGGCACGCATCCGGCGGCCCGGGCATGGCTGCTCGGCCAGCACGTCGACTACGTCGTCTGGAGCCGCTTCGACACCGGGCGCGGCACGGCCGCACTGGCCCGGCTCAAGGCGGCCCTCGCCCCCGATTACCAATGGCAGCCGCTCTGGCAGGCCGGCGCCGACGAGTACGGCGTGTTCGTCCGTACGCCCCAAAGGACCGTAACGCAATGA
- a CDS encoding TonB-dependent siderophore receptor, with product MHHPVMRPLVVALGLAFSVVHAADETTLDKVEVHAGSDGAAALDAYRSNQATSGALGSRSVLDTPFSLNVVTDHYIENTQATTINDLFKTDAAVTPIANGYVGESSGISIRGQQLDLLNGFKIDGYAVPNWASDLPLEHYQQVELLKGLSGFMYGFGSPGGIANFVNKRPGNDFAGSVTAGYASDGVGKLGADVGGRFGTDQMFGVRVNAVHEQGDTYVDGGNIKRDSASVYVDARLTPDLLVSADALYQKRHVDGAYYGVVLGDAYGMAPPGSVGIPAPIDGRDRLASPFTYYETEYKIAGTELKWAINDSWDFKAGYRYSQQNRENADSAIVLLDNRGGYGELQYVAYTRYEYQTLQAMATGRFNTGSIGHEVVLGTGWQLLTEKMPVSGWNQAVLGTGNLGNPGDFANPDLAMDKNLGKSSDTTQQSLFASDTITFDEQWSLLVGLRYTDYEQRSFDAASGTQTGSYDRSPTTPTVALIYKPVQNVSLYGSYVEALQQGGSAPKAAANANTVMAPIKSRQYEVGVKTDNAGWSASAALFRLERGLEYVNSGNVYVQDGTEISQGLELSGKTALGRDWTLLGSAMWLAGRNESGDASVDGKRPYGAPKAQANAYVEYAVPGTGGLVLSGGAQYVGERPLEASNAHFAGSYTLFDLGARYATRVGGQDVTLRLNVDNVTNEAYWLTSYGFILTQGAPRTIRASAEFSF from the coding sequence ATGCACCACCCAGTGATGCGCCCGCTTGTGGTCGCGTTAGGCCTCGCCTTTTCCGTCGTCCACGCCGCCGACGAAACCACACTCGACAAGGTCGAAGTCCACGCCGGCAGCGACGGCGCCGCCGCGCTCGACGCCTACCGCAGCAACCAGGCCACGAGCGGCGCGCTCGGCAGCCGCAGCGTGCTCGACACGCCGTTCTCGCTCAATGTCGTCACCGACCACTACATCGAGAACACGCAGGCAACGACGATCAACGACCTCTTCAAGACCGACGCCGCGGTGACGCCGATCGCCAACGGTTACGTCGGCGAATCGTCGGGCATCAGCATCCGCGGCCAGCAGCTCGACCTGCTGAACGGCTTCAAGATCGACGGCTACGCGGTGCCGAACTGGGCCAGCGACCTGCCGCTCGAGCACTACCAGCAGGTCGAGCTGCTCAAGGGGCTGTCGGGCTTCATGTACGGCTTCGGCAGCCCCGGCGGCATCGCCAACTTCGTCAACAAGCGTCCCGGCAACGACTTCGCCGGCAGCGTCACCGCCGGCTACGCGTCGGACGGCGTCGGCAAGCTCGGCGCCGACGTCGGCGGCCGCTTCGGCACCGACCAGATGTTCGGCGTGCGCGTCAACGCCGTCCACGAACAGGGCGACACCTACGTCGACGGCGGCAACATCAAGCGCGATTCGGCATCGGTCTATGTCGACGCGCGGCTGACGCCGGACCTGCTGGTCTCGGCCGACGCTCTGTACCAGAAGCGCCACGTCGACGGCGCCTACTACGGCGTCGTGCTCGGCGACGCCTATGGCATGGCGCCGCCCGGTTCGGTCGGCATCCCGGCGCCGATCGACGGCCGCGACCGGCTCGCCTCGCCGTTCACCTACTACGAAACCGAGTACAAGATCGCCGGCACCGAGCTGAAGTGGGCGATCAACGACAGCTGGGACTTCAAGGCCGGCTACCGCTACTCGCAGCAGAACCGCGAGAACGCCGACAGCGCGATCGTGCTGCTCGACAACCGGGGCGGCTACGGCGAGCTGCAGTACGTCGCCTACACGCGCTACGAGTACCAGACGCTGCAGGCGATGGCGACCGGCCGCTTCAACACCGGCAGCATCGGGCACGAGGTCGTGCTCGGCACCGGCTGGCAGCTGCTGACGGAAAAGATGCCGGTGTCGGGCTGGAACCAGGCGGTCCTCGGCACCGGCAACCTCGGCAATCCGGGCGACTTCGCCAACCCGGACCTGGCGATGGACAAAAACCTCGGCAAGTCGTCGGACACGACGCAGCAATCGCTGTTCGCCAGCGACACCATCACGTTCGACGAGCAGTGGTCGCTGCTCGTCGGGCTGCGCTACACCGACTACGAGCAGCGCTCGTTCGACGCCGCCAGCGGCACGCAGACCGGCAGCTACGACCGCTCGCCGACGACGCCGACCGTCGCCCTGATCTACAAGCCGGTGCAGAACGTCTCGCTGTACGGCAGCTACGTCGAGGCGCTGCAGCAGGGCGGCTCCGCACCGAAGGCGGCCGCCAACGCCAATACGGTGATGGCCCCGATCAAGAGCCGCCAGTACGAGGTCGGCGTGAAGACCGACAACGCCGGCTGGAGCGCCAGCGCCGCGCTGTTCCGGCTCGAGCGCGGGCTCGAGTACGTCAACAGCGGCAACGTCTACGTGCAGGACGGCACCGAAATCAGCCAGGGGCTCGAACTGTCGGGCAAGACCGCGCTGGGCCGCGACTGGACGCTGCTCGGCAGCGCGATGTGGCTGGCCGGCCGGAACGAATCGGGCGATGCCAGCGTCGACGGCAAGCGTCCCTACGGCGCGCCGAAGGCGCAGGCCAATGCCTACGTCGAATACGCCGTGCCGGGCACCGGCGGGCTGGTGCTGAGCGGCGGCGCGCAATACGTCGGCGAGCGGCCGCTCGAGGCCAGCAACGCGCACTTCGCCGGCAGCTATACGCTGTTCGATCTCGGTGCCCGCTACGCAACCCGCGTCGGCGGCCAGGACGTGACGCTGAGGCTCAACGTCGACAACGTCACCAACGAAGCGTACTGGCTGACGAGCTACGGCTTCATCCTGACGCAGGGTGCGCCGCGCACGATCAGGGCCAGCGCCGAATTCAGCTTCTGA
- a CDS encoding glycosyltransferase family 2 protein: MKTDAVLPLISVIVPAYNEEAVLEQFHARMSALFDTLPRYRCEMVFVNDGSRDRTQAIIERLCDSDPRVASIDLSRNFGKEIAMTAGLDHARGDAMVIIDADLQDPPELIRDMLREWETGYDVVYARRTVRDGESWVKKATAAAFYRTMNRMSGRVHIPRDTGDFRLMSRRAVDALLQLREQHRFMKGLFAWVGFKTRAIEYRRDPRAAGTSKFNYWKLWNFALEGITAFSIGPLKIATYLGLTTAMFAFAYGIWIITKTLIWGDPVHGYPTIMVTILFLGGVQLFFTGVLGEYLGRIFNETKQRPLYFTQSLRPSRVDEVQAAATLRQLPYDERGNLIDGR; the protein is encoded by the coding sequence ATGAAAACTGACGCAGTTCTGCCACTGATTTCGGTCATCGTCCCCGCCTACAACGAGGAGGCGGTACTCGAACAGTTCCATGCGCGGATGAGCGCGCTGTTCGACACGCTGCCCCGCTACCGCTGCGAGATGGTCTTCGTCAACGACGGCAGCCGCGACCGCACGCAGGCGATCATCGAGCGGCTGTGCGATAGCGACCCACGCGTCGCCAGCATCGACCTGTCGCGCAACTTCGGCAAGGAGATCGCGATGACCGCCGGGCTCGACCACGCCCGCGGCGACGCGATGGTGATCATCGACGCCGACCTGCAGGACCCGCCCGAGCTGATCCGCGACATGCTGCGCGAATGGGAGACCGGCTACGACGTCGTCTACGCCAGACGGACGGTCCGCGACGGCGAAAGCTGGGTCAAGAAGGCAACCGCCGCGGCGTTCTACCGGACCATGAACAGGATGTCCGGGCGCGTGCACATCCCGCGCGACACCGGCGATTTCCGGCTGATGAGCCGGCGTGCCGTCGACGCGCTGCTGCAGCTCAGGGAACAGCACCGCTTCATGAAGGGGCTGTTCGCCTGGGTCGGCTTCAAGACCCGCGCGATCGAGTACCGCCGCGATCCGCGCGCCGCCGGCACCTCGAAGTTCAACTACTGGAAGCTGTGGAACTTCGCGCTCGAGGGCATCACCGCGTTCTCGATCGGCCCGCTCAAGATTGCGACCTACCTCGGACTGACAACGGCGATGTTCGCCTTCGCCTACGGCATCTGGATCATCACCAAGACGCTGATCTGGGGCGACCCGGTCCACGGCTACCCGACGATCATGGTGACCATCCTGTTCCTCGGCGGCGTGCAGCTGTTCTTCACCGGCGTGCTCGGCGAGTACCTCGGGCGGATCTTCAACGAAACCAAGCAGCGGCCGCTGTACTTCACCCAATCGCTGCGGCCGTCGCGCGTCGACGAGGTGCAGGCGGCCGCCACACTGCGGCAACTGCCATACGACGAACGCGGCAACCTGATCGACGGGCGCTGA
- a CDS encoding GtrA family protein, with product MKKLHHQFLHFAAVGLVGTGIQYATLWFGVEQLGIKAAVASSIGYILGSLANYALNYRYTFRSGKSHAEAASKYFTIVGVGWCLNAALMTLLVHTLGWQYFVAQVITTGIGLVWNFGGSRFWAFREHRHEN from the coding sequence ATGAAAAAGCTCCACCACCAGTTCCTGCACTTCGCCGCCGTCGGCCTTGTCGGCACCGGCATCCAGTACGCGACGCTGTGGTTCGGCGTCGAGCAGCTCGGCATCAAGGCGGCGGTGGCGTCGAGCATTGGCTACATCCTCGGCAGCCTGGCCAACTACGCGCTGAACTACAGGTACACGTTCAGGAGCGGCAAGTCGCATGCCGAGGCAGCAAGCAAGTACTTCACCATCGTCGGTGTCGGCTGGTGTCTCAACGCCGCACTGATGACGCTTCTCGTTCATACGCTGGGCTGGCAGTACTTCGTCGCCCAGGTCATCACCACCGGCATCGGCCTTGTCTGGAACTTCGGCGGCAGCCGGTTCTGGGCGTTCCGGGAGCACCGACATGAAAACTGA